From one Erinaceus europaeus chromosome 4, mEriEur2.1, whole genome shotgun sequence genomic stretch:
- the ABRACL gene encoding costars family protein ABRACL: MNVDHEVNLLVEEIHRLGSKNADGKLSVKFGVLFGDDRCANLFEALVGTLKAAKRRKIVMYKGELLLQGVHDDVDIILLQD, encoded by the exons ATGAATGTGGATCATGAGGTTAATCTCTTAGTGGAAGAGATTCACCGTTTGGGTTCAAAAA ATGCTGATGGGAAGTTAAGTGTGAAATTTGGAGTACTCTTCGGAGATGACAGATGTGCCAACCTCTTTGAAGCATTAGTAGGGACACTCAAAGCTGCAAAACGAAGAAAGATTGTGATGTATAAAGGAGAGCTACTTCTGCAAGGTGTTCATGATGATGTTGACATTATATTGCTGCAAGATTAG